In one Anas platyrhynchos isolate ZD024472 breed Pekin duck chromosome 8, IASCAAS_PekinDuck_T2T, whole genome shotgun sequence genomic region, the following are encoded:
- the RGS18 gene encoding regulator of G-protein signaling 18, which translates to MENPLLLFPQLNISASKDKSYYKVSKSAVMEEPNKASKAGAKQKRNRLSLLLQRSEYHESEHLGKPGNLTKASSVSPEEAVKWGESFDKLLSQKAGLDAFTKFLKTEFSEENIEFWIACEDYKKSKTTHELFPKAKTIYETFIRKDAPKEVNLDFQTKEVTSQNIEQPLITTFDAAQNTVYRLMEQDCYPRFLRSDTYLNLVKGRNPGRPTLRRRSRSFTVNDFQGVRPDFTAW; encoded by the exons ATGGAAAACCCACTTCTTTTATTCCCCCAGCTAAACATTTCTGCTTCAAAGGATAAATCCTATTACAAAGTCTCGAAGTCAGCAGTTATGGAAGAGCcaaataaagcaagcaaggCTGG agcaaagcagaagagaaatagGCTGAGCCTTCTCCTGCAGAGATCTGAATACCACGAAAGTGAACATCTTGGTAAACCTGGAAACTTGACAAAAGCATCAAG TGTGTCTCCTGAAGAAGCAGTGAAATGGGGTGAATCTTTTGACAAAttgctttcccagaaag CTGGACTGGATGCCTTTACAAAGTTTCTGAAAACTGAGTTCAGTGAGGAGAACATCGAGTTCTGGATAGCTTGCGAGGAttacaagaaaagcaaaactacaCATGAACTCTTCCCAAAAGCTAAGACCATTTATGAAACATTCATAAGGAAAGATGCTCCAAAAGAG GTGAATTTGGACTTCCAAACCAAAGAAGTTACAAGTCAGAATATTGAACAGCCCCTCATCACCACCTTTGATGCAGCACAAAACACAGTCTACAGGCTGATGGAGCAAGACTGCTATCCACGTTTCCTAAGATCTGATACTTATTTAAATTTGGTCAAGGGAAGAAATCCTGGTCGTCCCACTCTTAGGAGGCGGTCTCGATCTTTTACAGTCAATGATTTCCAGGGTGTGCGGCCAGACTTTACTGCTTGGTAA